A DNA window from Rhizobium jaguaris contains the following coding sequences:
- a CDS encoding transcriptional regulator translates to MITAPDNDNNFDGPMVFIIIGKGYETDGGEGIDLHVMLKAPDDDTAVREALNALAEEGFIEADLDQIGMLTDVPEEEPHASAYQGALEGEVAIIRFR, encoded by the coding sequence ATGATCACTGCGCCAGACAACGACAACAATTTCGACGGCCCCATGGTCTTCATCATCATCGGCAAGGGATATGAAACCGACGGCGGCGAAGGCATCGATCTGCATGTCATGCTGAAGGCGCCGGACGACGACACTGCCGTGCGCGAAGCGCTGAACGCCCTTGCCGAGGAAGGCTTCATCGAGGCCGATCTCGATCAGATCGGCATGCTGACCGACGTACCAGAAGAAGAACCGCACGCCTCTGCTTATCAGGGCGCACTGGAAGGCGAAGTGGCGATCATCCGCTTCCGCTAG
- the rpsL gene encoding 30S ribosomal protein S12: MPTVNQLIRKPRQAQVKRNKVPALQENPQKRGVCTRVYTTTPKKPNSALRKVAKIRLTNGFEVIGYIPGEGHNLQEHSVVMIRGGRVKDLPGVRYHIIRGVLDTQGVKNRKQRRSKYGAKRPK; encoded by the coding sequence ATGCCTACCGTAAACCAGCTGATCCGCAAGCCTCGCCAGGCGCAGGTAAAGCGTAACAAGGTTCCCGCTCTCCAGGAGAACCCGCAGAAGCGCGGCGTTTGCACCCGCGTCTACACGACGACGCCGAAGAAGCCGAACTCGGCTCTGCGTAAGGTCGCAAAGATCCGCCTGACCAACGGCTTCGAAGTCATTGGTTACATCCCGGGTGAAGGCCATAACCTTCAGGAACACTCTGTCGTCATGATCCGTGGCGGCCGCGTTAAGGACCTTCCGGGTGTTCGCTATCACATCATCCGCGGCGTTCTCGATACCCAGGGTGTCAAGAACCGCAAGCAGCGCCGTTCCAAGTATGGTGCAAAGCGTCCGAAGTAA
- the rpsG gene encoding 30S ribosomal protein S7 yields the protein MSRRHRAEKREINPDPKFGDLVVTKFMNAIMLDGKKSVAENIVYGAFDAVQGKAKQEPLGVFHQALDNIAPHVEVRSRRVGGATYQVPVDVRPERRQALAIRWLIAAARKRNETTMVDRLCGELLDASNNRGSAVKKREDTHKMADANRAFSHYRW from the coding sequence ATGTCCCGACGTCACAGAGCAGAAAAACGCGAGATCAATCCGGACCCGAAGTTCGGCGATCTGGTCGTCACGAAGTTCATGAATGCCATCATGCTGGACGGCAAGAAGTCCGTAGCTGAAAACATCGTATACGGCGCATTCGACGCCGTGCAGGGCAAGGCAAAGCAGGAGCCGCTCGGCGTGTTCCATCAGGCTTTGGATAACATCGCTCCGCACGTTGAAGTCCGTTCGCGCCGCGTTGGTGGTGCTACGTATCAGGTTCCGGTCGACGTTCGTCCCGAGCGCCGTCAGGCTCTTGCCATTCGCTGGCTGATCGCTGCTGCCCGCAAGCGCAACGAAACCACTATGGTCGACCGTCTCTGCGGCGAACTTCTTGATGCCTCCAACAACCGCGGCTCTGCCGTCAAGAAGCGCGAAGACACGCACAAGATGGCTGACGCCAACCGTGCGTTCTCGCATTATCGCTGGTAA
- the fusA gene encoding elongation factor G, translating to MAREYKIEDYRNFGIMAHIDAGKTTTTERILYYTGKSHKIGEVHDGAATMDWMEQEQERGITITSAATTTYWKGRDGKTRRFNIIDTPGHVDFTIEVERSLRVLDGAIALLDANAGVEPQTETVWRQAEKYNVPRMIFCNKMDKTGADFYRSVEMIKTRLGATAVVMQLPIGAETEFKGVVDLIEMNALIWRDESLGAQWDVVEIPEDMKAKAEEYREKLIETVVEIDEAATEAYLEGNLPDNDQIRALVRRGTIDVKFHPMFCGTAFKNKGVQPLLDAVVDYLPSPLDIPAIKGIDFKTDAEIERHADDNEPLSMLAFKIMNDPFVGSLTFARIYSGKLEKGVSVMNTVKDKRERVGRMLQMHSNSREDIEEAFAGDIVALAGLKETTTGDTLCDPLKPVILERMEFPEPVIQIAIEPKTKGDQEKMGLALNRLAAEDPSFRVKTDQESGQTIIAGMGELHLDIIVDRMRREFKVEATVGAPQVAYRETITRQTEKDYTHKKQSGGTGQFARVKIVFEPNPEGDEFKFESKIVGGAVPKEYIPGVQKGIESVLSSGPLAGFPMLGVKATLIDGAFHDVDSSVLAFEIAARACFREAAREAGAQLLEPMMKVEVVTPEDYVGDVIGDLNSRRGQIQGQESRGIAVVINANVPLANMFKYVDNLRSMSQGRAQYTMTFDHYSPVPSNVAQEIQAKYSGQK from the coding sequence ATGGCTCGCGAATATAAAATCGAAGACTACCGCAATTTCGGTATCATGGCGCACATCGACGCCGGCAAGACCACGACCACCGAGCGTATTCTTTACTACACCGGCAAGTCGCACAAGATCGGCGAAGTCCACGACGGCGCAGCCACCATGGACTGGATGGAGCAGGAGCAGGAGCGTGGCATCACGATCACCTCCGCTGCCACCACCACCTACTGGAAGGGCCGTGACGGCAAGACGCGCCGCTTCAACATCATCGACACCCCTGGCCACGTCGACTTCACCATCGAAGTCGAGCGTTCGTTGCGCGTTCTCGACGGCGCCATCGCGCTGCTCGACGCCAACGCCGGTGTCGAGCCGCAGACGGAAACCGTTTGGCGTCAGGCTGAGAAGTACAATGTCCCGCGGATGATCTTCTGCAACAAGATGGACAAGACCGGCGCCGATTTCTATCGCTCGGTCGAAATGATTAAGACCCGTCTTGGCGCCACCGCTGTCGTCATGCAGTTGCCGATCGGTGCCGAAACCGAATTCAAGGGCGTCGTCGATCTGATCGAGATGAATGCTCTCATCTGGCGCGACGAGTCGCTCGGCGCTCAGTGGGACGTCGTTGAAATCCCGGAAGACATGAAGGCCAAGGCCGAAGAATATCGCGAAAAGCTGATCGAGACCGTTGTCGAGATCGACGAAGCCGCGACTGAAGCCTACCTCGAAGGCAACCTGCCGGACAACGATCAGATTCGCGCGCTCGTTCGTCGCGGCACGATCGATGTCAAGTTCCATCCGATGTTCTGCGGCACCGCCTTCAAGAACAAGGGTGTTCAGCCGCTGCTCGATGCCGTTGTCGACTACCTGCCGTCGCCGCTCGACATTCCGGCGATCAAGGGCATCGACTTCAAGACCGACGCCGAGATAGAACGTCATGCCGACGACAACGAGCCGTTGTCCATGCTGGCGTTCAAGATCATGAACGACCCCTTCGTCGGTTCTCTGACCTTCGCCCGTATCTACTCCGGTAAGCTCGAAAAGGGTGTATCGGTCATGAACACGGTCAAGGACAAGCGCGAGCGCGTCGGCCGCATGCTGCAGATGCACTCGAACTCGCGTGAAGACATCGAAGAAGCCTTCGCCGGCGACATCGTTGCTCTGGCCGGCCTTAAGGAAACCACCACTGGCGATACGCTCTGCGATCCGCTGAAGCCGGTTATCCTCGAGCGCATGGAATTCCCCGAGCCGGTCATTCAGATCGCGATTGAGCCGAAGACCAAGGGCGACCAGGAAAAGATGGGCCTCGCGCTCAACCGTCTGGCTGCCGAAGATCCGTCCTTCCGTGTGAAGACGGACCAGGAATCGGGCCAGACGATCATTGCCGGCATGGGTGAACTTCACCTCGACATCATCGTCGACCGCATGCGTCGTGAATTCAAGGTCGAAGCTACCGTCGGCGCGCCGCAGGTTGCTTACCGCGAAACGATCACGCGTCAGACCGAGAAGGACTACACCCACAAGAAGCAGTCGGGTGGTACCGGTCAGTTCGCTCGCGTCAAGATCGTGTTCGAACCGAACCCGGAAGGCGACGAATTCAAGTTCGAGTCCAAGATCGTCGGCGGTGCTGTTCCGAAGGAATACATCCCGGGCGTACAGAAGGGTATCGAAAGCGTTCTGTCTTCGGGCCCGCTGGCTGGCTTCCCGATGCTCGGCGTCAAGGCGACGCTGATCGACGGCGCCTTCCACGACGTTGACTCGTCGGTTCTGGCCTTCGAAATCGCCGCACGTGCCTGCTTCCGTGAAGCAGCTCGCGAAGCTGGTGCCCAGCTCCTCGAGCCGATGATGAAGGTCGAAGTCGTGACGCCGGAAGACTATGTCGGCGACGTCATCGGCGACCTGAACTCGCGTCGTGGCCAGATCCAGGGCCAGGAAAGCCGTGGTATCGCCGTTGTCATCAACGCGAATGTCCCGCTGGCAAACATGTTCAAATACGTCGACAACCTGCGCTCCATGTCTCAGGGCCGTGCGCAGTACACCATGACCTTCGATCATTATTCGCCGGTCCCGTCGAACGTCGCACAGGAAATCCAGGCAAAGTATTCCGGTCAGAAGTGA
- the tuf gene encoding elongation factor Tu yields MAKSKFERNKPHVNIGTIGHVDHGKTSLTAAITKFFGEFKAYDQIDAAPEEKARGITISTAHVEYETAARHYAHVDCPGHADYVKNMITGAAQMDGAILVCSAADGPMPQTREHILLARQVGVPAIVVFLNKVDQVDDAELLELVELEVRELLSSYDFPGDDIPVVKGSALAALEDSNKEIGENAIRELMAAVDAYIPTPERPIDQPFLMPIEDVFSISGRGTVVTGRVERGIVKVGEEVEIVGIRPTSKTTVTGVEMFRKLLDQGQAGDNIGALIRGVNRDGVERGQILAKPGTVKPHKKFKAEAYILTKEEGGRHTPFFTNYRPQFYFRTTDVTGIVTLPEGTEMVMPGDNITVDVELIVPIAMEEKLRFAIREGGRTVGAGIVASIVE; encoded by the coding sequence ATGGCAAAGAGTAAGTTTGAGCGCAATAAGCCGCACGTTAACATCGGCACGATCGGCCACGTTGACCACGGCAAGACGTCTCTGACGGCAGCGATCACGAAGTTCTTCGGTGAGTTCAAGGCGTATGACCAAATCGACGCGGCACCGGAAGAAAAGGCTCGTGGCATCACGATTTCGACGGCTCACGTTGAATATGAGACGGCTGCCCGTCACTATGCGCACGTCGACTGCCCCGGCCACGCTGACTATGTGAAGAACATGATCACGGGTGCGGCGCAGATGGACGGCGCGATCCTGGTTTGCTCGGCTGCCGACGGCCCGATGCCGCAGACGCGCGAACACATCCTGCTCGCCCGCCAGGTTGGCGTTCCGGCGATCGTTGTGTTCCTGAACAAGGTCGACCAGGTTGACGACGCCGAGCTTCTGGAGCTCGTCGAGCTTGAAGTTCGCGAACTGCTGTCGTCCTACGACTTCCCGGGCGACGACATTCCGGTTGTCAAGGGTTCGGCGCTTGCAGCTCTGGAAGACAGCAACAAGGAAATCGGCGAAAACGCGATCCGCGAACTGATGGCAGCCGTTGACGCCTACATCCCGACGCCTGAGCGTCCGATCGACCAGCCGTTCCTGATGCCGATCGAAGACGTGTTCTCGATCTCGGGCCGTGGTACGGTTGTGACGGGCCGCGTCGAGCGTGGCATTGTCAAGGTTGGTGAAGAAGTCGAAATCGTCGGCATTCGTCCGACGTCGAAGACGACGGTGACCGGCGTTGAAATGTTCCGCAAGCTGCTCGACCAGGGCCAGGCCGGCGACAACATCGGCGCGCTGATCCGCGGTGTGAACCGCGACGGCGTCGAGCGTGGCCAGATCCTGGCAAAGCCGGGCACTGTTAAGCCGCACAAGAAGTTCAAGGCCGAAGCCTACATCCTGACGAAGGAAGAAGGCGGCCGTCATACGCCGTTCTTCACGAACTACCGTCCGCAGTTCTACTTCCGCACGACGGACGTGACGGGCATCGTGACGCTTCCGGAAGGCACGGAAATGGTTATGCCTGGCGACAACATCACGGTTGACGTCGAGCTGATCGTTCCGATCGCGATGGAAGAAAAGCTGCGCTTCGCGATCCGCGAAGGCGGCCGCACCGTCGGCGCCGGCATCGTCGCTAGCATCGTCGAGTAA
- the rpsJ gene encoding 30S ribosomal protein S10 yields MNGQNIRIRLKAFDHRILDASTREIVSTAKRTGASVRGPVPLPTRIEKFTVNRSPHIDKKSREQFEMRTHKRLLDIVDPTPQTVDALMKLDLAAGVDVEIKL; encoded by the coding sequence ATGAACGGCCAAAATATCCGCATTCGCCTGAAGGCGTTCGATCACCGGATTCTCGATGCTTCCACGCGCGAGATCGTGTCGACGGCGAAGCGCACCGGTGCTAGCGTCCGGGGCCCCGTTCCGCTTCCGACCCGTATCGAGAAGTTCACGGTTAACCGGTCCCCGCACATCGACAAGAAGAGCCGCGAGCAGTTCGAGATGCGCACGCATAAGCGCCTTCTCGACATCGTTGACCCGACCCCGCAGACGGTAGACGCGCTGATGAAGCTCGATCTCGCCGCCGGTGTCGATGTTGAGATCAAGCTCTGA
- the rplC gene encoding 50S ribosomal protein L3, with protein sequence MRSGVIAQKVGMTRVYNDAGEHVPVTVLRLDGCQVVAQRTVEKNGYTAVQLGAGQAKVKNTTKALRGHFAVASVEPKAKLVEFRVTDENLLEVGTELNAGHFTAGQLVDVTGTTIGKGFAGAIKRHGFGGLRATHGVSVSHRSHGSTGSRQDPGKVFKNKKMAGHMGQTRVTTQNLEVVSTDEDRGLILVKGAVPGSKGAWIIVRDAVKSAAK encoded by the coding sequence ATGCGTTCAGGTGTGATTGCACAGAAGGTGGGAATGACCCGCGTCTATAACGACGCCGGCGAGCATGTCCCGGTAACCGTATTGCGTTTGGATGGCTGCCAGGTCGTGGCTCAGCGCACAGTTGAAAAGAATGGCTACACCGCAGTTCAGCTCGGTGCCGGCCAGGCGAAAGTCAAGAACACGACGAAGGCCCTGCGCGGTCACTTCGCCGTTGCCAGCGTTGAGCCGAAGGCCAAGCTCGTAGAATTCCGTGTCACGGATGAGAACCTGCTTGAAGTCGGCACCGAGCTCAATGCAGGTCACTTCACGGCGGGCCAGCTCGTCGATGTGACTGGCACGACGATCGGTAAGGGCTTTGCCGGCGCCATCAAGCGCCACGGCTTCGGCGGTCTGCGCGCCACGCACGGTGTGTCGGTTTCGCACCGCTCGCACGGTTCGACCGGCTCGCGCCAGGACCCGGGCAAGGTGTTCAAGAACAAGAAGATGGCTGGTCACATGGGCCAGACGCGCGTCACGACGCAGAACCTCGAAGTGGTATCGACCGATGAAGATCGCGGTCTGATCCTCGTCAAGGGCGCAGTTCCCGGCTCCAAGGGTGCCTGGATCATCGTGCGCGATGCCGTCAAGTCGGCTGCGAAGTAA
- the rplD gene encoding 50S ribosomal protein L4, with product MELNVKTLEGKDAGKVSLSDAIFGLEPREDILARVIRWQLAKKQQGTHKAQGRAEVSRTGAKMYKQKGTGRARHHSARAPQFRGGGKAHGPVVRSHEHDLPKKVRALGLRHALSAKLKSEDVIVIDSLVAADAKTKALASTFETLGLTNALFIGGAELDSNFKLAAQNIPNIDVLPIQGINVYDILRRGKLVLSKAAVEALEERFK from the coding sequence ATGGAATTGAACGTCAAGACCCTCGAGGGAAAAGACGCTGGGAAGGTTTCCCTTTCTGATGCGATTTTCGGCCTCGAGCCGCGTGAGGACATCCTCGCACGCGTCATTCGCTGGCAGCTCGCCAAGAAGCAGCAGGGCACGCACAAGGCCCAGGGCCGCGCTGAAGTGTCCCGCACCGGCGCCAAGATGTACAAGCAGAAGGGTACGGGCCGCGCTCGTCACCATTCGGCTCGCGCTCCGCAGTTCCGCGGCGGTGGTAAGGCTCACGGCCCGGTCGTGCGCAGCCACGAGCACGATCTGCCGAAGAAAGTTCGCGCCCTCGGCCTGCGTCACGCTCTGTCCGCCAAGCTGAAGTCCGAAGACGTCATCGTCATCGACAGCCTGGTTGCAGCCGATGCGAAGACCAAGGCCCTGGCCAGCACCTTCGAGACGCTTGGCCTGACCAACGCGCTCTTCATCGGTGGTGCTGAGCTGGACAGCAACTTCAAGCTCGCGGCCCAGAACATCCCGAACATCGATGTTCTGCCGATCCAGGGCATCAACGTTTACGACATCCTGCGCCGCGGCAAGCTCGTGCTGTCCAAGGCTGCAGTTGAAGCTCTAGAGGAGCGATTCAAGTGA
- a CDS encoding 50S ribosomal protein L23 has product MTDLRHYDVIVSPAITEKSTLVSDNNQVVFNVAKTATKPEIKAAVEALFGVKVTAVNTLLRKGKVKRFRGLVGKQKDVKKAVVTLAKGQSIDVSTGL; this is encoded by the coding sequence GTGACGGATCTTCGCCATTACGATGTGATCGTTTCTCCTGCGATCACCGAAAAGTCCACGCTGGTTTCGGATAACAACCAGGTTGTTTTCAACGTTGCCAAGACCGCGACGAAGCCGGAAATCAAGGCTGCCGTCGAAGCGCTGTTCGGCGTCAAGGTCACGGCCGTCAACACTCTGCTGCGCAAGGGCAAGGTCAAGCGGTTCCGCGGCCTGGTCGGCAAGCAGAAGGACGTGAAGAAGGCTGTTGTGACGCTCGCCAAAGGCCAGTCGATCGACGTCTCCACCGGTCTCTGA
- the rplB gene encoding 50S ribosomal protein L2 gives MALKTFNPTTPSQRQLVIVDRSSLYKGKPVKTLTEGLTSKGGRNNLGRITVRFQGGGHKRSYRLVDFKRRKFDVEATVERIEYDPNRTAYIALVKYTDGELAYILAPQRLASGDKVIASDKAVDVKPGNTMPLQFIPVGSIIHNVEMKPGKGGQIARSAGSYAQLVGRDQGMAILRLNSGEQRLVHGSCLATIGAVSNPDHGNINDGKAGRSRWRGKRPHNRGVVMNPVDHPHGGGEGRTSGGRHPVTPWGKPTKGKRTRSNKSTDKFIMRSRHQRKK, from the coding sequence ATGGCATTGAAAACATTCAATCCGACGACCCCGAGCCAGCGTCAGCTGGTCATCGTCGACCGGTCCTCGCTCTACAAGGGCAAGCCGGTCAAGACCCTGACCGAAGGCCTGACCTCCAAGGGTGGCCGCAACAACCTGGGCCGCATCACCGTGCGCTTCCAGGGCGGCGGTCACAAGCGCAGCTACCGTCTGGTGGACTTCAAGCGTCGCAAGTTCGACGTCGAGGCAACCGTCGAGCGCATCGAATACGATCCGAACCGTACCGCTTACATCGCGCTGGTGAAGTACACGGACGGCGAACTGGCCTATATCCTGGCTCCGCAGCGTCTTGCTTCCGGTGACAAGGTCATCGCTTCGGACAAGGCTGTGGACGTGAAGCCGGGCAACACCATGCCGCTTCAGTTCATCCCGGTCGGCTCCATCATCCACAACGTGGAAATGAAGCCGGGCAAGGGCGGCCAGATCGCTCGCTCCGCCGGTTCGTACGCCCAGCTCGTCGGTCGTGACCAGGGCATGGCGATCCTTCGCCTGAACTCCGGCGAACAGCGCCTCGTGCACGGCTCTTGCCTGGCAACGATCGGCGCCGTTTCGAACCCGGACCACGGCAACATCAACGACGGCAAGGCCGGTCGTTCCCGTTGGCGCGGCAAGCGTCCGCATAACCGCGGCGTTGTCATGAACCCGGTCGACCATCCGCACGGCGGTGGTGAAGGCCGCACCTCCGGTGGTCGCCATCCGGTGACCCCGTGGGGCAAGCCGACCAAGGGCAAGCGTACGCGGTCGAACAAGTCGACCGACAAGTTCATTATGCGCTCGCGCCATCAGCGCAAGAAGTAA
- the rpsS gene encoding 30S ribosomal protein S19 — MARSVWKGPFVDGYLLKKAEKVREGGRSEVIKMWSRRSTIMPQFVGLTFGVYNGSKHIPVSVNEDMVGHKFGEFAPTRTYYGHGADKKAKRK; from the coding sequence GTGGCTCGTTCAGTATGGAAAGGTCCGTTTGTTGACGGCTATCTTCTCAAGAAGGCTGAGAAGGTGCGCGAAGGCGGACGCAGCGAAGTGATCAAGATGTGGAGCCGTCGCTCCACCATCATGCCGCAGTTCGTTGGTCTCACCTTTGGTGTTTACAACGGCAGCAAGCATATTCCGGTCAGCGTCAATGAAGACATGGTCGGACACAAGTTCGGCGAGTTCGCCCCGACCCGTACCTATTATGGTCACGGTGCGGACAAGAAGGCGAAGAGGAAGTAA
- the rplV gene encoding 50S ribosomal protein L22 produces MGKAKTERRLKDNEAQAVARTLRVSPQKLNLVAASIRGKKVDRALAELEFSRKRIAGAVKKTLESAIANAENNHDLDVDSLVVAEAYVGKSIVMKRFHARGRGRASRIERPFAHLTIVVREVEAQGEAA; encoded by the coding sequence ATGGGCAAGGCAAAAACCGAACGCCGGCTGAAGGACAATGAAGCGCAGGCAGTTGCGCGCACGCTCCGTGTCAGCCCGCAGAAGCTCAACCTGGTCGCGGCTTCTATCCGCGGCAAGAAGGTTGATCGCGCGCTCGCAGAGCTGGAATTCTCGCGCAAGCGCATCGCTGGCGCCGTCAAGAAGACGCTCGAATCCGCGATCGCCAACGCAGAAAACAACCACGATCTTGACGTTGACTCGCTGGTCGTTGCGGAAGCCTACGTCGGCAAGTCGATCGTCATGAAGCGTTTCCACGCTCGTGGCCGTGGCCGCGCATCTCGCATCGAGCGGCCGTTCGCGCACCTGACGATCGTCGTTCGTGAAGTGGAAGCTCAAGGGGAGGCCGCGTAA